In the Canis lupus dingo isolate Sandy chromosome 36, ASM325472v2, whole genome shotgun sequence genome, one interval contains:
- the LOC125754419 gene encoding myosin light chain kinase, smooth muscle-like, with the protein MPFHVTNLATYHRLDLNILFSFLSPDHTVRALGRQSSGKDVREPTKCQAVADCAFTKQESKMSQSEIKSCQGSSFEYEYESQVFESLSQSPTHTAASVHGVALRRRASLARPGNQAQGAAGEAPQILRHLQDLSVRCGDTARFLCVLKDEASVEVTWTHQGVKIEASGRVRPSQSGKIQLLTISDVQRADQGLYSCLVRNDYGWETSSARLSIEAKESQTRAVTKIAHGSDIKSIKTLKASQIKTTHEVKRESSKKTSSLSFTSCQSPQGKEKPGSLCVVPHRWTED; encoded by the exons ATGCCGTTTCATGTTACTAACCTAGCCACGTACCACCGCTTAGAtcttaatattcttttctctttcttgtcacCTGATCATACAGTGCGAGCCCTAGGTAGGCAGAGTTCTGGGAAAGATGTAAGAGAGCCCACCAAGTGCCAGGCAGTGGCAGATTGCGCTTTCACAAAGCAGGAGAGCAAAATGTCCCAAAGCGAAATTAAGTCATGTCAAGGATCATCATTCGAATATGAATACGAATCCCAGGTCTTTGAGAGTCTGTCTCAGAGCCCCACCCACACAGCGGCATCGGTGCACGGTGTAGCGCTGCGCCGCCGAGCATCCCTTGCACGCCCCGGGAACCAGGCCCAGGGGGCGGCGGGCGAGGCCCCGCAGATTCTCCGGCACCTGCAGGATCTGTCCGTGAGATGCGGCGACACTGCTCGATTCCTCTGTGTTTTAAAAGACGAAGCTTCTGTTGAGGTCACGTGGACCCACCAAGGCGTAAAGATCGAGGCCTCTGGAAGAGTGAGGCCGTCCCAAAGTGGGAAGATTCAGCTTCTTACCATCAGCGACGTTCAGCGGGCGGACCAAGGGCTGTACAGCTGCCTGGTCCGCAACGACTACGGCTGGGAGACCTCGTCGGCCCGACTAAGCATAGAAG CAAAAGAATCGCAAACCAGAGCAGTTACAAAAATTGCCCATGGTTCAGACATTAAAAGTATTAAAACACTCAAAGCGtcacaaattaaaacaacccACGAAGTAAAGAGAGAATCATCAAAGAAAACATCAAGTTTGTCGTTCACTTCATGCCAAAGCCCACAAGGAAAGGAGAAGCCGGGGAGCCTGTGCGTGGTGCCTCACAGGTGGACGGAAGACTGA